AAGCCTCCATATCTAGCATATTATCGTCATCAGAGTAGTAAATGTCACATGTTTAAGGCAGCAATGAATGAAGTTTCCCACATAAGTAAATGGAACAAGCATTTTCAttcagtcaataaatatttactgagaaacTGCTATGTGCCAGGTGCTGTTGGTATACAACATCGAATGAAACCAAATTTCTGTTCTAATGAGCTTCCTCTCTCCTTATGTGAAACAATCTTGTTTCACAATGTGACACCTGGATTTCCATAGAAGGTGACGATAACCTTGGCATGAGCAGTCGTCTTAGTTCAGAATACTTACTACTTATAGCTTAGCCAACTGATTGTGAAGCAGAAGACTGACTAGGGACACCAAGcagcagaaggaaaggggagTTGTGACAAGATGGGAATTATgctgaaggaaaacaaacagcgATGGGAGCCTAAAAATATCCTGGTTTATTTATAGAGTCTTTATGTCTGTCAAAACTTTTAATTGAGATTTTTTATCATACATAATATGTACAGCAGTATCAGAAATGCTTCAGATGACCTTCTTGtcttgtgtttgagtgtgtacgTTTAGGTGGGTGTAATATACCTGTATGTGCTTGCATACTTGTGTGaaggtgtggaggccagagggggaCTGGTGTTTTTCTTCGTTTGTTCTCTACCTTATGTTTTTCAAGAGTTTCTCAGTAGACCTGGTACTACGTAGTAAATGTAGGGTTCTGTCTCTCAGTGCTGTGAGTACAGATGTGCTCAGCTATTTACATCAGTGTTGGTGATCCAAACTCCTGTCCTGATGTTTGCATAAGGAGCACTTTACCAACTCAGCCATTTCCCTAGATCCCTGTGCAATCCCCCCAACTCTTATCTTAACCATTCTTCTTTTGCCCACTGTGGTAACCATCTCTTGATGTTTGCAATCTTGAACTTTATGTAGCCTAGCCTTAAATACTCTTAACAATGCCCTATCCTATTCCTAGAAGTTCAGTTCCTTGCAGGACATTTTCACTATGGCTGCTCCACTGCCACTATCAGATCTAAGTCAAAATAATTAATTGTTCATTCCCAAAGCATGGTCTACTTCTAAATCCCATAATAGTACAACCACATGTTCATGCAGATCTAGGCCAATGTATTTAGCAGTCAATGAGCACTAAAGTTCTCATCCCATTCACTTGCTGTTGCAACTGAGTTTTTTCAGCcactttttttttagtatttttttactTCTTACCCACAatacctcctcttcctttccttcctcttccttctccccttcctccccttcttcccttcctctccctcctttccctcttccacctCTTTTAAAGTTAGAGTGTTACTGTGTAGTACCTTTGACTGGAATGgaatgtagaccagactggcctctggtctacataaaaaagatttatttattgttatttgtaagtacactgtagctgtcttcagacacaccagaagagggcttcagatctcattactgatggttttgagccaccatgtggttgctgggaattgagctcaggacctctggaagaggagtcagtgttcttaaccactgtgaaccatctctccagccccaaaggatATACTTTTAATTacgttttatttacttattttgtgtggaCATGTCTATCTGTGGCAAATACAGCCACAGTACACTTATGGAGGTCAGAGTGCAGCTTGTAGCATCAGTTATATCCTTCACCACACAGCaccaggggatcaaactcaggttatcaaacTTAGCAAGTGAATTTAGCCTTTTCACTAGCATTAAAgcttcttagaaaagaaaaatttccagcttcctttgtttttatgtctCAATTATTTGATGATCAGTTGTGCATAAGTAAAGGGGAATTTGGGCTCTCCTAATTTGCTCTGTCTTTGTGGTGTTTTTTCCCCGAAGTAACACCTGAGGTTGCACATCATTTGCACTCAACAGTGTGCATAACCTCATCTCTGCAAACCCGAAGTCTGTGCTATATTTGgtcaaattatttctaatttaaacATGATGGTTTTCTTGGAAGAAATTCTGTCTTTGAACTACAACAATGTCTGGCAAGGGTTTTGccataattttttaaaggctatagaaaaataaaaccttctttTGAAGTATTTCTTTGTATTGGAATGTTGAGATAAAATGTAACATTGTGACATTCTTGGTATACACTACCTGAAATTTGACAGAGCCACATTCCTTCTTATTTAAGGTCCAGTGTATCAACTATTCaaggttgttttttttctgtttttgtatagCCTCCCACACAAAATACTCATAATTCGAAACAGACATAgctcaagaaagaaatacatgtcTTTGTTAAAGCCTAAAAGAATCCTCTTTTCTGGCTCATAGAGATAATGAGATCcagtaaattataaaatagtttCCCTTTATAAACTAACACTTCAGGTTCCTTGAAATTCTTGGGCAATATTTTCACTCATTGAAATATACACTTCTTGGTCAGGTCATTTTACCATCTACCTGGGCCACTAAAATGTGGGATAGTTCTCCATGAAATTGCAGAACGTtttgtgggtgtggtgtgtgtgcatatatgtaggtgtggacatgtgcacacatgtggaagctAGATGAGGAAATAGGGTGTCTTCCTCTACTGCTTCATTGCCTTGAAACAGCAGTTTTACTGAGAAGTTTACTGTGTGGGCCAAACTGGATGAACATCAAAATTCTGAGATCTTCAACCTCTCAATGCTGGTATTACAGGAAGTTGTCTGActtttatatgggtgctagggatttgaactcacatcctcattGTTGCATGGTATTTAATCAGCGAGAATCCCATGACTGtgttatttactttaaaacatgtttctaattgtgatgtggctcagccttagcacacatctttaatccttttgggtagaatacagacatgcccttggTACACACCTTTTATTCCCCAACAATGAAGGTAAgcttagtttgtagaaggaagcactcaagcttgaaagtgatgtctaatagagttgcagacaaagtgacaaaatcagagaaaaatttgaatgagtaggatatgcccaactctcaagagaagagagagaaaagtgaagcTTATTAAGGAGCAGtgcagaaaaaaaggaggagaccGTTTACTGGGAGAGTCTTACAGAGACAGgtggaagagagaacaagctagacacaggtgaagacagaagggtcagagaatgagaaggagctagaagattagaacagattgccagagttagtgcGAGGCCAAGCAGAGTAATTCGGGGACTGAGTGAGAAGCAATTCAGGGGctgagagagaagtcagattgaatcagttagcCTAGAAgtggagtttgagccagaatagttGAGCCACCTAGAGCAAAGAAAGATCTAGAACAGGTGAGCTTATTTAGCATGAAGTCTAGCATGAAGTCTTAGAGGCTGAAAACACTCTACCCCTAGATTAGATTTTGCAgaggctagaaacttccaggactaAGCCTAGGTTATCAGATTGAGGCAATAAATCTCATAGATGACAATTTCTTcaagagaataaaagttacaatTATATCTCATGCTTTCACATCAAATGCTCTTCTATTGAACTATCTCCCTAGCTCTGAATTGTAGGAACATAAATTTACAGTGCTAGATTGTGTGATTAACCTACTTAACAGAATCTTAAGTGAAGGTCCTGTGGGATAGCATTTTCTTtagttaatttgtgtgtgtgtgtgtgtgtgtgtgtgtgtgtgtgtgtgcacacgcgcgcgtgcgcgtgcccATATGTctctgtgaaggccagaggtcaaccttgagtCTTGTTTCTTAGatgccatccaccttgtttttgagacccATCTCTCATTGCCATGAACAGACTAAGTCTAACTAGTCAATGAGCAAACTTGTTCTACCCGTCTctacttccccagcaccatgtcaccatgcccagtggCTTCTGAGGGTAGAGCTCCTTTCTCTTGCTTGAGTGCCAATACTCTACTGACTGAGCTCATGGGGCCCTGGTTAAAGTCTGTTTTATGAGACTGACATGCTTCCCATTGCACTAAGAAGACAGATggcttttcttttaataattaacTGACATATTACACAAAAACTAATTATGATATCACATGCCTGTATTCCCCAGAGGAGGGTGAGTCTAAAGGATCAGTTGAACTCATGAATTTCAGTGCTATATGGACAACACAATGAAAacttatctgtttgttttttaattaattaattaattaattattttctttatatttcaaatgctatcacgaaagttccctatactccccccacccctgctcccctacccacccactcccactagttggccctggccttcccctgtgctggatcatataaagtttacaagaccaaggggcctctcttcccaatgatggctgattaggtcatcttctgctgcatatgcagctagagactcgagctcaggggaactggttagttcatattgttgttgcacctacaggtttgcagccccctacaactccttggctactttctctagctcctccattggggaccctgtgttccatccaatagctgactgtgagcatccacttctgtgtttgccaggcactggtatagcctcacaagaggccactatatcagggtcccttcagcagaatcttgctggcatgtgcattagtatctgggtttggtggctggtgatgggatggattcccggatagggtagtctctggatagtccatcctttcatcttagttctaaattttgtctctgtatcctttcatgggtatcctttcatgggtactttgttccttattctaaggaggaatgaagtatccacacgatggtcctCATGACCTCTGATTATTATAGTCTTTGCACCCCACTTCTACCTGAGCCTTTGGAGTGGGCATGTGATACAGAAGTCCAATTTGTGGCTAAATACTCCACTGATACTTATTCTCTGTACACTGAGTAGCTGTGAGCTTCTGTACTGAGCTGTGATTGCCTGCAAAGGAGAAACTTTTCTACTAGGTCTGAGAGCTACAAGTGTGTAGAGGGAACTTTGATAGTGTGcccatttagaaaaataacagtaGTACTGTTTCTACCTGGTTCTTGTGAGCTCCCCAGTGTGAGTTCTTGATTATATACCTACTGTTATCAGGCATGTGTTTCCTTCTGTGAAATGGGCCTTTAATACAATCAGAAAACAATTGATTACCCTTGCTTTGGTTACCCTTATTTGTCTACATTACATAGCCCAGAGTCAGTGGAGAAGAGAATCAATTGAGGAATTACACAATCAGGTCAGTCAGTCGGCATGTCTACAAGGGATAACTCAattattaattgatgtaggagggctcaTCACATTGTGGGTACCAATAttccaggtggtcctgggctttatttttttttaaaaaagctagcTAAGAATAAGCAAATAGCCAAGTCACACTTGGTGGCACCATGATATTCATACCGCAATTGCACCAGTGCACATATATTGCCATGGTACCCATTATTACCATTCACAGGGTTTACTTCTTCTTCTCAGCAGCCTATTTAACACCTTTGAGGTGCTAGCCAACAGAGAGGAAGTTTCCTGGTCAGTACTAACGTGATTTCTCAGTGTGACCAATGGATGTAGTATCTGTAGCAATGAAGTCTTACCATCAAGCtctggtgggcaaccaagagcaatagCCTATGTTATTTTGTGGTCTTAAAAACAACTTCTAGCAATAACTGGAAGGGAGATTTTCTACCCATATCTGCCATGGAACTTTTTACTTAGCAACCTGCATTTTCTATGATATGTGTAAGgtaattcatgtgtgtgtgtgtgtgtgtgtgtgtgtgtgtgtgtgtgtgtgtgtgtagtagtagtagtaggaggaggaggaggaggaggatctttGAATCTCATCCTTTTGGGTGCCTCTTCCCTACCCTCCTCTGATATCTACTCcctatttttcctcttttccctgtTTGTATCATCTGCGTTATTCTGTTCCACCTCTCTtaagtctttcttccttctccccaccaATTGTCTCTTCCTAGTCCTATGGACTCAATAGATACTCAGGATTAAAAGTTCTACAAATAACTAATATCTACATCCATGAGAACATGCATAgcttttcttttgtgtctgggttacctcactcagtataatgTTTCCACTCCATCAATTTACCTGAAAATTCcacaatatcatttttatttatggcCAAATAAAATCTCTTTATATATAgctatcacattttcattatcaacTCATCATTTTATGGGCATGTTGTTTCTATAGACAGTGTGAATAAAACAGCTATGAACATGAATGAGCATATGTCCCTGTAGCACGGAATAGAGTTcattgggtatgtgcccaggagtggtataattTGGTTATATGGTATATCTATTTCAAGTTTTCTAAGGACTTGCCATGCTGATTTCTACTGTGGgtaattttggtttttcttacATAGATACTGGCAATCAGAGCTCAGGTCCTCGTGTTTGTGCAGCAAaccctgtacccactgagccatttcccggCCCAGGACAATGTATATTGAGGAATGCTGTCATTGTTGCAAAGAGAGCATTCTTGAAAATGAGTTCCaggtttctattgtttttaataaattccATGGATGTCTTCAAAAATGATTTCCTAGAATACATCCCAAGGAATATTTTAGGAATACAAACATTCATTAGTTAGCCCTAGAGTGTTTAAAATAGACACCTGTTGCATGGTTATGCAAAGAAACCTGTTTCTCATGAATAATTTGCATGTTTTACATAATTTGAGAAACCATATGCTCTGGTTataatgaagaaggaggaggacttACAGCCTGCTCTCATGTTAAACAGTTACAGAACCAACACTGCACCTGTGTTACTAAGTTACAGCCAGCACATTGATATATAAAGAGAACGCTGACCTCAATCGACGTGACCTCAGAAGGACAAGGACTAGAAGCTTCTGCTGATTCCCCCCAGCTCTGGCTAGTCGGCTCTGCGTCGTGCCACCATGATGGGCCACCATCCAGTGCTCGTGCTCAGTCAAAATACAAAGCGTGAGTCTGGAAGAAAAGTTCAATCTGGAAATATCAATGCTGCAAAGACAATTGCAGACATCATCAGGACCTGCTTGGGACCTAAATCTATGATGAAGATGCTTTTGGACCCAATGGGAGGCATCGTGATGACCAATGATGGTAATGCCATTCTTCGAGAGATTCAAGTCCAGCATCCCGCAGCGAAGTCCATGATTGAAATTAGCAGGACCCAGGATGAAGAGGTTGGAGATGGGACCACATCAGTAATTATACTTGCGGGAGAAATGCTCTCTGTGGCTGAACACTTCCTAGAGCAGCAGATGCACCCAACAGTGGTGATCAGTGCTTACCGCATGGCACTGGATGATATGATCAGCACTCTGAAGAAAATCAGTACCCCTGTTGATGTCAATAACCGTGAGATGATGTTGAACATCATCAATAGCTCTATAACTACAAAAGTTATCAGTCGGTGGTCCTCTTTGGCATGCAACATTGCACTGGATGCGGTTAAGACTGTGCAGTTTGAAGAGAATGGCAGAAAGGAAATTGACATCAAAAAATATGCAAGGGTAGAAAAGATACCCGGGGGCATCATTGAAGACTCATGTGTCTTACATGGAGTTATGATTAACAAGGATGTGACCCATCCAAGAATGCGCCGCTATATTAAGAATCCTCGAATTGTGCTACTGGATTCTTCTCTGGAGTacaagaaaggagaaagccagacTGACATTGAGATTACACGAGAGGAGGATTTCACCCGAATCCTGCAAATGGAAGAAGAGTACATTCAGCAGTTGTGTGAGGATATTATCCAGCTGAAACCTGACGTGGTCATCACAGAAAAGGGCATCTCAGATTTAGCTCAGCACTACCTCATGCGGGCCAATGTCACAGCCATTCGTAGAGTCCGGAAAACAGACAATAATCGCATTGCTAGAGCCTGTGGAGCACGGATAGTCAGCCGACCTGAGGAACTGAGAGAAGATGATGTTGGTACAGGGGCAGGCTTACTGGAAATCAAGAAGATTGGAGATGAGTACTTCACATTCATCACTGACTGCAAAGACCCAAAGGCCT
The DNA window shown above is from Mus pahari chromosome 3, PAHARI_EIJ_v1.1, whole genome shotgun sequence and carries:
- the LOC110318392 gene encoding T-complex protein 1 subunit gamma, which encodes MMGHHPVLVLSQNTKRESGRKVQSGNINAAKTIADIIRTCLGPKSMMKMLLDPMGGIVMTNDGNAILREIQVQHPAAKSMIEISRTQDEEVGDGTTSVIILAGEMLSVAEHFLEQQMHPTVVISAYRMALDDMISTLKKISTPVDVNNREMMLNIINSSITTKVISRWSSLACNIALDAVKTVQFEENGRKEIDIKKYARVEKIPGGIIEDSCVLHGVMINKDVTHPRMRRYIKNPRIVLLDSSLEYKKGESQTDIEITREEDFTRILQMEEEYIQQLCEDIIQLKPDVVITEKGISDLAQHYLMRANVTAIRRVRKTDNNRIARACGARIVSRPEELREDDVGTGAGLLEIKKIGDEYFTFITDCKDPKACTILLRGASEEILSEVERNLQDAMQVCRNVLLDPQLVPGGGASEMAVARALTEKSKAMAGVEQWPYRAVAQALEVIPRTLIRNCGASTIRLLTSLRAKHTQESCETWSVNGETGTLVDMKELGIWEPLAVKLQTYKTAVETAVLLLRIDDIVSGHKKKGDDQNRQTSAPDAGQE